From Streptomyces sp. SCSIO 75703:
TGGCGCGAGCGGCAGGAAGCCGAGAGGTACGAAGCCATGCCGACCAGTCGCGTCAGGCCGCCCTCGCGACGCTGAACACTCTGACGCGTTTCGCTCGAAGAGGCGGGCTCATCAGATTGAGAAGTCTGCGAACTCGATGTCGCTGAAGGCGATGTGCAGACCGTGTGCGCGGCGGCCCCACTCGCGGAAGTAGGCGTGTCCCAGCGCGCGGGCCAAGATCACCGTCTGCTGCTGTTCGCCCGCGCCGGCGTCCCGAGCGGCGAACAGTTCGCGGGCCACCTCTCCTGGCAAATACTGAGTGATCCACCGCACCCGCGGATCGTCCGACGAGCCTGCAGGCACCACGAACCCGAACCGCGCCCTGGTGTGGATGACGAATCCGTCCTCTTCGGCCATGGCCCGCTGGCGCGCGCGGACCCGGGGCTGCCAGCGCGCCCTGACGACCTCATCGATCCTCTTCGTGTGCGCTGCGCTGGGACGCCGCCGCATTTCCGGCCGATCAGTGACCCATCGCTGCACGGTGCGCTGTGAAACGCCCACAAGACGCGCCACGTGCTTCGTAGAGCCCTTCTCCGTTCTCATCAAAAAGCGCAATGCCGAGGCGCCTGTAGGCACCGGGCGCGTCATCAGCGCTCGCTCAATGCCATCACCTATCTTCCCCACATACACTCCCCAGCACTCGGCCACCCTGGCGGTCACACCTTTAACGCCCGTCTGCGCTGCCATGTCTTTCACATTCGCTGGGCCCAATGAACAAAATGCGTCATCCGCACG
This genomic window contains:
- a CDS encoding XRE family transcriptional regulator yields the protein MAAQTGVKGVTARVAECWGVYVGKIGDGIERALMTRPVPTGASALRFLMRTEKGSTKHVARLVGVSQRTVQRWVTDRPEMRRRPSAAHTKRIDEVVRARWQPRVRARQRAMAEEDGFVIHTRARFGFVVPAGSSDDPRVRWITQYLPGEVARELFAARDAGAGEQQQTVILARALGHAYFREWGRRAHGLHIAFSDIEFADFSI